The Oryza sativa Japonica Group chromosome 11, ASM3414082v1 DNA window TGGATTAATCAAAGAATTTCTGGGTTATGCAAGTAAAATTAGCCTGTATATTCTCTAATGTCTAACTATATTGTAGACGGTGATTTGTTATTGTTACAAGATTAGgaggaattcttttttttttcaaaagagacTAGTAGGAAGTGGGAACTAATGGCTTCGTCTCAACcgttgataaaaaaaagagaccGTAGAGATTCTATCAAATCCACCCGGTGGAGTTGGAGTGAACTCCATGGGATCCAGACCCCTGCAGGACCTCCTGTACAGTTTTTCCGTCAAGaaaaattttttttacttacaaTTAAATTGTGGACAGTTACGTCTCATTTATTACACAGTAATGTACAAATAGAAGCATTTTTTTGTCAAACGAAAATTTCCTTTCAAATCACGCACAGAGATCATCGTACTTCACCTCAGTAACAATTAAACGTACTGCCATTTGTTATCTCGCGGGACAGTTCAATTTTTATTTAGTGTCACCTCAATGTCCTTTCACATTCTCACGCACTCTGCATATGTCCTGGTCACCTACTCACCTGCCCTATTTCTCCATTGGACACAGCCTCCTCATTTTTCTTCAGCGGCTTGATCACGCCATCACCACCGGCATCAGCAATCCTTACCAAAGGGTGCCATATAGGTATTTCTATTATTCTATACTTATTTGAAAAGAAATAGCGGTGTTGGTGAGATAAAGAATTCCTCAGTACGTCTATCACTCCCTTACTTCCTTTTCAAGCAGAGAAAGGATATGTGGTTTTGTGAGAAGAAAGATGGTGTGAAGGTCCAGGGCATACAGCCATACATGTCAGTaataaatatatgtataaataacaGATTACGTATGAAAAATAATAGCAATAGTGGGAAGTGATAATTTTATTTAACTAAAATCCCTTTACAACGCACACGCAATATACTACTATTGTTAAAATTTCACAATGTGTAGGAGACAATAAGTAGATCCTAAGAGcatataaaaaccaaataatatGCAATAGTTTGGGTAGAGAGGAGAGAATGAATACATAGCTAAGGCTGTATTTAAATCCAGGGGTGAAAATTTATGccgtatcacatcggatatacggacatacatttgaagtattaaacatagtctaataacaaaacaaattacagaatctgcctataaactgcgagacgaatttattaagtctaattaatccgttattagcaaatatttactataccaccacattatcaaatcatggagcaattatacttaaaagattcgtctcgcaatttacacgcaatttgtataattagttattttctatatttaatcctttatatatgtgtccaaatattcgatgtgatagggtaaAATAATCaatgatatttttatttattgctGGCAGGTGTAGTACTGTACTACCTTGTGTAAGGACTACATTTATTGCGAACTATAAGGTTTAGAGTACATGCAGAATGTTCTACCACATGGAGAATGTTCTACTACAACACCCACCCTTTATATATTACAAGCGTCCATCAATCGCCACTAGCCAGAcagaaatttatatatatggctGCAACTGCAAATACAGTCAGTCAGCTCAGATCACGTAGAACATTTCCAGGTTTCAGATAGAGGAAGAGAGACAGACAGAGGTGATGAGCAGCTCATCAGGGCTAGTGGATTGGAGGGGGAGGCCGGTGGACACCCGGAAGCATGGAGGTGTAAGAGCATCCATTTTCATCCATGGTGAGCTAAGCATGATTATGTACTACTGTTTTTTTAGTACTATGTCTCTCCTTTGCAGCTTTGCTCGTCACTGAGTTGTTGGCTTGATGGCTTCTGTTCATGGCTAGCTTCTACCAGTGTTCTCAGATTCGATTGTATAAAAATTTTGGGACCAAAATgaatgaaattaaaaaaatgtgagaaattaattattaccAAATTTAAACCAAAATTCAGCAAACATAAAGTATGGGCGAAATTTAGTCTCGATCCTTACCGAAATGGACGAATTTTGGACCATTTGGTTAGAATCCCTTAACCTTGGTTCCTACTATTACGTTctataataagtttattttttaatatgaatttggattaacttattttaagataaaGGAAGTAGAATACACACATTTACTGGTCAACAAAGATAAGCTTGTTTTTTTCACCTTGGGTCCACATCTACCTTGAAATATAGTGCTAGTATAAATTTTAACTCGCTATAGGATAAAGACAATCAAACTTTTTCTAACAAACGCAATATAAACTTAGGCGCTCACAACATGCGCACAAAATAGACCGGTATATATTGATATTACCCGGTCCGTACAAAACTAGTTGTTGACGGGTACATCACCTACGACTGAAAACATAATTAACTATAAATACGAGCGCCATTATGAAGTCTGCAACTTGAATTCAGATTCGGATGAGTTGCTTCCACCATAAGGAAATTAATCGGTTAAGCTATGCTCAATTTGCAAGATaaccaaacttttttttcttacaagCAAGCCAAGTTTATTCCAATCCCGAATTTTGACGTATCTAAACCTCTGTGCTACAATTCAAAATTCAGTTCTGGACCGAATTAAAACTTAATACAACTCATGTATCAGAACGCTCTCAGATGCTGAAGTTGATAACGAATCATGGATATGATCAGATGTTAATGCATGCAGCGATGGTGCTCCTGACCAACGCGCCCAACATCGCCAACGTCTTGAACATGGTGAGCTACCTCCGGGCCACCATGCACATGGGTGTcgcggaggcgacgacgacggtgaccaACTTGTTCGCCGCGTTGCAGGTGTTCTCCATCCCGGCGGCCCTCCTAGCTGACTCATACGTCAAACGATTCTACACCGTCATCCTCTTGGCTCCCATCGAGATCATAGTATGTTAATTATtcgttttttctctttttgcatATATCACGTTTGATGTTTTTTAAGATGATATTGTCTATTATTTTAACTCAAGGCGCAATTATAATGTgcgtaaatttcacaaaactacatatattttgatcaatctatcacaaaacagAGTTAGCATAAATTATTTGatgaaactacagatttaagacaTTGTGTCACAAAATAACATCTTTTGTAACTTTGGAAAAGCAATACTGATATGAATTCTAAACTCTAAAATTTGTAGTTATTTGATAACATTGTCAGTAAATCTATAGATTTATGATACGATGCaacaaatatatagttttgtgatatatttaaTGTAAAttctgtaattttgtgatacatATATActcttaaatatatattttgtgatagtttgCTGGAATATTTGTAGTTTTGCAAGTTCTACTCTTATAATATTATGAACAGTTTCTTGCAAAACTTTAGAAAATTAGTCTCAGATATAGTATTTATCACGTCAATCAAGGATGTCCACCCTAGGTGACTGTGACAAGTGAACACTACAACAGAAATCTTAATTGatgccggttgggaaaccccCTTAGGTCCCAACCGACACCACGAAGGCGGCACTGACGAACACAACATAAACATCTAAGAACACACATCAACATTAAGAACACAAGATGAACACACATGAACACAAGATGAACACACAAGAACAAGCATGAACATCCACtgctgtgccgccgccgctgcatccGCTACCAAGCCACCGTTGTCGCTTTCgctcccattcgcctccaccAGGCCGTCGCCAAGTCCGGCCAGATTTGGTGGAGGGGAGGCTCCGCTGCTGCCTCCACTGTCGGCTGCCACCGCTAGGTGGGGAGGCCGCTCTCGGTaagccgccgccacccaccacctccccacccaccggatctggcggaggggagttCGCCGTTGTGTCGTCGTCGGGCCACCGCCTCCTCTCGCCGGACCATCAGATCTAGTGGCGGGGAggaccgccaccgcctcctcgccgggaGGGCGCCACCGCCATGGCGTTGCGAGGAGGAGGCTGCCGCCGAGAGACGTGAGGAGAGCGCCGCCGAGCGtgtgagaggaggaggggaggagaaggagggcaCCGTAGCCatgagagaggagggggaagaagaagataaggttggggaggagaaggagcAGAAAGAGATGGGAAGATAACattgtggaggaggagagatagCGTGTGTGGACGGCTACAAATATCTTCCGCATCTCCATGTGGCTTGGCTCGGTTTATAAGatgtcggtttttttaaaaccaacacctatactGAATTATAGGAACCGACACTTTTAGTATAGGTGACTGTTTTTCTCAAAAACCAGCATCTATAGTCTCTTaaaggtgttggtttttttctgttttcagTCCGTGGAGATGGGAAAAAcactataggtgctggttttaactattccggcacctatagtgcagATTTGTATGTGCCTCTTTGTAGTAGTGGAAGTACTATAAATATTTAGTGCAATCGACCATATTGGTATCGGGTAGTACCATCTGTCAATCTAACACCAGTCATTCATCAAGCCTATTAATCAATTATTTGTCGTGTGAGTACTATAGTCTATTTATTTAATATGCAtgcactccctctctctctctctctcattctagGAGCAGTTgtgagtttccgtgtctaactttaaccgtccgtcttatttgaaaaatttatgaaaaaattaaaaaaaaagccactcataaagtactattcatgttttgtcatctaataacaacaaaaatactaatcataaaaaatttcaaataagatgaatagtcaaatGTTTGACACAGAAGCCAACAATTACACTTAAAATTGGCGGAGGAAGTTTGTAAAGAACTTCAGATTAAATCACTTGTTCttgtctttatttttttttcaaagtggCTCTCCAAGCTAGGTCCCCAACTGGCACTGGGATTCTGGCACTGATGAGTTGAGTTCATATATCACTACTATAAAAAAGTCTTTAGGTGCCAGTTGCCAAACCCACATGGATGCCTGGTTTGGCAACCGGCACCTAGTAGGCGGCACCTTCGAGTTttctcaaaggtgccggtttagGAAGTGACACCTTTGAGGTCCTAGGAATTAAAAAAGAGGCTGGCTTAACGCCTCAGCTCGATTCGAGCCCATGCATCAAGCAATAGCCCTTCACCCCAACTAGATTTTATCACACTCTTAATTACATTTAGTCGAAGAAAATGGAAGAACTCTAAGAACACAAGAACATCAATGAGACAAgcaaggagaggggaggggagggtgcTGGTACCAGGCTGCCTACACTTCTACCAAATCTAGTGGAGGGAAGGGCGCCggacctccacctcctcccctcccgccataTTTGGTAGAGAGGAgggtgccgccaccgccgccgagccaCCAGGCCGCCGTCACCTCCTCTTCCGttggatctggcggaggggatggcgcagccgcctcccctcccaccatCGGGTGgtgtggtggagagagagagggagcgagagagagagctgagagaggaagagagagggggagaggggaggaggcggagtgAACAAGAGAGCGgaggataagggagagagagagtgagggggtaataaaaagggagagagagagagacggaatGAGAACTCGTGGAATTCGGTTCCATTGGTTTCATCCGGTTTTCTTGCTAGATGTATCCGACACTAATGGATATTAACGATATCGGTTATTCTTAAAAAACCGACACTAATACTATATGTATCCGTTTTtatttagaaccgacacctatctCTCCACAAAGGTGCTGGTTCTAGCCGATTGTATCCAATGGATGCACATTTTAGGTGGGAAAAGTACCATAGATGCCGGTTTTAGCAtttccggcacctatagtgctgaCCTGTGTGtccatttttgtagtagtgtatgCCGGATGTGAGAGATGGCATTGATAGGGTTATGgaagtaataaaaaaaagaaattgttgGCTCGACGCATCAGCTCGAATCTAGCCGATCAATCGAActccacccctccctctccccaaGAACCACATCAACATTCAAGAACATCACAAGTTAATAACATATCCATACCCCATCTAGAAGAATCAAAACAAACCAACAAAAAAGACAACCACAGAATCAACAACACATCATTATCCACATCTACAGTATCAAATAAGGCATCACATAATTAAGAACACCACTGCTCAATGCTGAAGGTCAAGGCTACCGTTGTCGTTGCCACCATCGTCAAGCGTGGAACTGGTGCATTCTGGACGGGTGGTGGCTAGATATATACGTCCCACCCAAGTTCGTGTTAGTCGGATCCAGCTGCCCGAGCTTGATGACGGGGGCCATGGGAATGGTTGCGCAAGAGGAAGAGGGTGCTGCTGCCACTCACCAGTGGGGAAAGAGCGCTCACCACTGGTTGGGAGATAGCCATCACTGCTCTACGGTGGAGCAGGCCACCGGTGAGGAGAGGACGCCGCGCCATTGAACGATGGATGCGGATGGCAATGGAGGAGGCCACTGCTGTGAGTGGACCGTGCTGGTGAGGAGACAGTGAGGGGAGAAGACCCAGGAAAGCGACTGAGAGCACAAAGATAGAGAGGATATTGAGACTTATAATTTCATCAAGgagttcatttttcttttttaagactCACCGTGGTCTCATCTAGTCGAAGATGAAACTTGTCTCGGCTCTTGTGGCTCTGGCAACTTTTTTTGTTCCAGTATAAAAGGTACCAATAATTATTATTGTGTATCGGCTCACCTAAATAACTAACACTTTAGCGTTTAGTGCCGATTCATGTAATAAAGACTGACACTGATGTGGTTTTTTCTTCTCCCGTTTTCTGCACGGGTCTACTGGAGCTGGAAACCGGTGTCAGTGCCAGTTTTTGTCAACCGACACTAATAAGGCGACACAAATGTGATGTTATGTGGTAGGGCTTGTAAGTTTGATTTGCTTTGTCATGTGTCAACTTTTAGGACTCCTTTAGATTATAAGATTTCTGGCAGCTTTTTTAATACTATTCAATAAATTATACGCAATATCAATAGGCAAAGTCTTGTCTTAATAAGTTCCTTTTTAAACACGTCCAACAATTATCTACGGAAAGAGGGAGAGTACTGTTTTATAGAACATTGCAAGTAACATGTATCAACAAATATGCACCCAAAACTTAACACAAGATTGTCTAGACAAGAGAAAtgtgaaaaaaatacaaatgcggtctttaacaatatataatttatCGAAATAACCAAGTGCACCAACTGCTCCTTGCTTTTTaggggaaaaaatattttaacgatcgaggaggtaccaaatttttgtAGAAAAACACTTATCTCTCCCGTTAGCTTCTCAAGTATCACTCGAATGTTCAGCAATAATCAAGTACTAACACGCACAATCCAACAAGCTTCTCAGTTCTCACACATAGCTGGTTACTTCGTCGCCGCAGGGTTACATCGTTCTGGCGCTTCAAGCGTACACCCCCTCGCTGCACCCGCCGCCGTGCAACCCGGCGGCCACAACGGCAGCGGCGAGCACCACCTGCGAGCCGGTGCGCGGCGCAAACCTgagcctgctgctgctgggcctGTACCTGGTCCCGATCGGCGACGGTGCGATGAAGGCGTGCCTGCCGGCTCTGGGCGGGGACCAGTTCGACCCGGCCGACCCGGACGAGCAGCGGCAGGAGGTGAGCTTCTACAACTGGTACACCTTCGCCGCGTCCACCGGCGGTTTAGTCGGCCTCGTCTTCATCGTGTGGGTGGAGAACAGCAAGGGCTGGGGCATCGGCTTCGCCATCTGCGCCGCCTTCGTCTTGCTCGGGTTGCTGGTCTGGGCCGCCGCCTTCCCGCTCTACCGGAACCGGCTGCCGACGGGGAGCCCCATCACAAGAATATTGCAGGTATTCTCGTCGTTTGAGCTAAAAGTTTTCAGTCGTTGTAGTAAACTATAAACTTCGCTAAATTCTTGTGATAAATTTAAGCTATATGTATGTAGAACTTTAGAGGATTGAATAACAATTAATAAAGCCTAATGCGGATGACAAATTGGAAAAAGAACAATTAATAAAGCCTAATACTGATATGCTTCCTGCTTACTCTGTCATCCATGCATGACACTACGATTCCTGCTTACTCTGTCATCCATGCATGACACTACGACAGAGAGTAAGCAGGAAGCATATCACTATATAACATAGCTGTTCTTTTTCCTATTTAATCGATCAAGCTGTGTACTCTAGGTTTTTGTAGCGGCATTCAGGAAAAGAAACGTCCGCTTGCCGGAGGACCCCAGCGAATTGAAACAAATCAACCAGGATGATGATAACAATGCCCTCGAAGTTCTCCCCAGAACAGATGGATTTGGGTATGTCGGCCAAACTCTGAACATTGCTAGTTTATCAGAGTATTCCTTTAATTTGTTAGTAATGCTATAGTATAAGTGAATTAGGCACATTCTTTCACCATCTTAATATTTCGGGTTAAAATGGCTGATGCAGGCAATCCAACATGCCATAAAAAGACAGATGGTATCCAATCTATATATCCTATATCCTATATAGTTGGAACCAAAAAATCTAGCCTTTGGATCCTCTCATGCTTTGATCTCAACCATCCAATATCATGTGTATTTACAACTTGCTTATTTTAgttatctatcttctatctatctatctatctatctattattatatactaaaagtccatgaaacttcctacaaacgctcctaagccgccacgtgggagtcctacaaacactcctaaaaCGCCATGTGTCACTTTAATAAACAACtggacccactatttttaatTACCATTAGAATTGTTTTTTCCACCTCCCTCTCCTATCCCTACAGGCCCACATTCAAGCATCCCTGCACGTACGTACAAACATACAAACGTACGTAAGAATCTACCTACACACTATTTGCTAAAGGAAAACAATAAAAAACTATTCatcagaaaaaataaaaaaagaacatacaTGTATGCACATTTGTACCCACGGTTGGAAAAGAAGCGATCAATTGTTACCCCTTTATTTTCTTCGGTTGTTCACTACTTAAAATTTTATAAAGTATATGATGTAtcttatctataaaaaaaataacatccaTATTACCTATATTTTAATTACAGAAATTTGTCATGCAGAACTATAGTCTTAATAATTACTTTCTTTGTGTTTTAATAACGGACAACTAAATAAGCTCCTAAGACACCAAGAAACACtttaatttaataaattagagaaaatcatataaattatgaagacaaaaacaaaaaaaacattgatttTAACTTAAATATGATCGACCAATTATTTTCCACTATTACATTTATCTTAGCAATATTTATGTATGTACACTATTGTTTCTAGATACCCCGATGAGCGTAATTAtaatccattaaacttcctacaaacgctcctaaccTACCATATGGTATCCTATAAACACTTTCGAGTCgtcacgtggcactctaataaaatatagaaattcgctcatcgattttcatttaaataatgaacccattattttaaattgttagATCTATCTTAAGAAAAATCTCCCTCTGTCCATGCCTATGTGCGGCATTATCATGAATGTACGTAACCTAATCTTCCTCTattcctttcttttttatatttccaTGATAACtaaaattattgttttttatttttgagccAAAAAATATCCATAAATAGACATTAACCTACTAGATAGCAAGCTCTTCCTCCGTACTCTCTTTATAGATCACTAAACATCATACGAATATTTCTAATTAACTACATAGCactcttaaattagagaaaataaaaaaacaaaatattcgaCCATCGATTCCTACTTAAATCggttcactactacaaaactgatttttcatggcgtcaaactttctttttctctaacGGCCATAAGTGAAAACCGCCAGCGAAATTTTAACAATGGATGAAGTGCTTAGGACTGCCAGCAAAAATAGGTCTTCGCTAGCGGCCGGTTTAAGAGGACCGCTAAAGTAGAAGT harbors:
- the LOC107277989 gene encoding protein NRT1/ PTR FAMILY 4.5 isoform X1: MSSSSGLVDWRGRPVDTRKHGGVRASIFIHAMVLLTNAPNIANVLNMVSYLRATMHMGVAEATTTVTNLFAALQVFSIPAALLADSYVKRFYTVILLAPIEIIGYIVLALQAYTPSLHPPPCNPAATTAAASTTCEPVRGANLSLLLLGLYLVPIGDGAMKACLPALGGDQFDPADPDEQRQEVSFYNWYTFAASTGGLVGLVFIVWVENSKGWGIGFAICAAFVLLGLLVWAAAFPLYRNRLPTGSPITRILQVFVAAFRKRNVRLPEDPSELKQINQDDDNNALEVLPRTDGFGCLEKAAVRTGNDAGAWSLCSVNQVEETKILLRMAPIFAAAVLGYIPMPLILTFTVQQGSTMNTKLGSVHISPATLFLIPIIFQLVILILYDRVIVPPLRRLTGYVGGVTHLQRIGVGFIATIMATAVAAVVEIRRKSAADESSLADGTAGIPLSVFWLTPQFFLIGIFDVTSFVGLLEFFCSEVSMGMKSIGSSIFYCILGVSAWLGSLLIQVTNRVTRRGGKGNGGSGGWLDGANLNNGKLERFYVVLCIIEVVALLSYVFFARRYVYRNEQKVVTQGGTMCDTGNGADMI